In the genome of Terriglobales bacterium, one region contains:
- a CDS encoding potassium channel family protein: MTKPFEVFYRFWLTEWSLSALTATLVIYIFAIYPLHDVGWVGRIVRSIFFTLLLISGVAAVGRITIRSLPVIAIITLTVLVDWASLVQSGEALDILERALFLLSLTILAAIVLARVFAAGRVNIHRIQGAICAFLLLGLMWATAYGIAQIVHPGAIQLPPSHTGSGKPGSEFIYYSFVTLTTLGYGDMIPTIPATRSLATLEALVGQLYPAILIARLVSLELSDREKAKK, translated from the coding sequence ATGACTAAGCCTTTCGAAGTTTTCTATCGCTTTTGGCTGACCGAGTGGAGCCTGTCCGCACTCACGGCAACCCTGGTGATTTACATCTTTGCGATCTATCCATTGCACGACGTGGGCTGGGTCGGACGAATTGTGAGAAGCATCTTTTTTACCCTGTTACTGATTTCCGGTGTGGCCGCCGTCGGACGCATCACGATCCGTTCCCTGCCGGTCATAGCAATCATCACCCTGACTGTACTCGTGGATTGGGCTTCGCTGGTCCAATCCGGCGAAGCCCTGGACATTCTCGAACGAGCGCTATTTCTCTTATCCCTGACAATCCTTGCGGCTATCGTGCTTGCTCGTGTATTTGCCGCTGGTCGGGTAAATATCCACCGCATTCAAGGAGCGATCTGCGCCTTCCTTCTGCTCGGACTGATGTGGGCGACCGCCTACGGCATCGCCCAAATTGTTCACCCGGGAGCGATTCAACTCCCGCCGTCACATACAGGAAGCGGCAAGCCGGGGTCGGAGTTCATCTACTACAGCTTCGTTACCCTTACCACCCTCGGATATGGAGACATGATTCCGACGATCCCGGCGACGAGGTCTCTGGCCACGTTAGAGGCATTGGTAGGGCAACTTTACCCGGCGATCCTGATTGCTCGGCTGGTGTCGCTTGAGTTAAGCGATCGAGAAAAGGCGAAGAAATAG